The Harmonia axyridis chromosome 3, icHarAxyr1.1, whole genome shotgun sequence nucleotide sequence CACTGATTTCATTTTAATAGAAATTTCGATAAATGTATCAATGCACAGTCGAAATATTGCACTGCAGCTGAAACTGTGTTTTTGGATCTCCACCCTAATATGGCACATAGGAATTGTAAAACACCTTTTCATAAACATTTCAGAATTATAAATACAAGTAATAAACCTGAAATTTTAATCTAAAAAAAACTGGTAACACTGATACATTTACGCCAACATGTTCTTTCTCAAGCACCTAGAAACTCCATCTTGTAATTTACTAATATTTTAAGTAGCAGTTCCACCTCCCTCAAAATACATTAAGGAGCCAAGGATGCAGGATATACTTTCATTTCAACAAACTCATTCATAATGTTTTTAAGTACTTGGGCGTTAAGATTAGGATATTTCAATTCGAAACCTAAATTCTTTAGCTTTGTCCCGTCTATGTTCAAGTGTTTATTGAGAAGCACCTCTGCATCCATATGGGGAGAAAGGGGTGTATTTTGGACGTCATCTTGGCGACAAGCCTTCGCCCATGGGTCCATATGTTTATCGTTTGCTTCATCTGCAGCATTTGTTAAATCTACCATTGCACTCAGCATAACTCCATAATAATCGATTTTAATATCAAAAAGTTCTTGTAGAAGTTCGGAAATCGAGCCCTGAGTTGAATTTGAGTCATCCACAACATTGTAAATCTGTGAAAATTAAcataacaaaattttgaatttcttaaTCATAAATTCGAGGAGAATTAAAAAGTGTCGTTCATTGGACAGAGGTCCTCTTCAGCCAATTGTTCTATATAAACAATTTCATTGTTCATATATGAAACATAATCtgagttcaatttgataataaattttagGGTCATATGACTCATATGTCATCATAGATTTACAATTATCTGGGATATGTAAAAATGACTTGCTCCAAATTGGGTTAAATCACAATAGATTGAAAAAACATACCAAATGATTGATAAATAACTTACTTCTCCAATTGTATCATCCCTATTCAACACGAACCAAATAGCACGACATACATCTTCAACATGGACTGTGTTCACTTTGTAACCAGCATTCCATAATAATTTCATAGTTTCCCCCAACTTCCTATATATACCAGCTACCATTATTCTTTGAACCATTGACCCCCTATCTCCAGATCCATAAACTGTAGGTAGTCTAAGCACAGTAAATTTTAAACCGGGCACATCTTTAAGTTCTTTTTCAAcctgaataaaaatttcattaaatatcaATTTAAGCAGAAATTTATCACGTTACCTTTGCTTTGAATTTAGCCACATTAGTCCAAGGCTCCATTGGGCCATCTTCTGTGTGAGGCACCTTTTCTGAAGAACTCATATTACCACAAGACAATTCCACATAATGTTTAACATTTCCTTGAGCAGATTCATTCGCGCAATTTAAGCTTAATTTGAGAATTCCTTCGTTGTAAATTGGATCAGTTTGGGAACCTTTTGTTTCTCCAGCACAGTTAACAACAAAATCCCAAGATGCGTCACTTGAAAACGCATTTTTACAAGAATCTAAAATTAAATCgcacataaaataatttttcgtGAGATTGATTTGAATTTACCTGAATTTATTAAATTAGCGCTTCTAAATTCAACAATTGGATTGTTGAGATAATCTTGATGAACTTTATTTAGCCACGCAACTTGGGGAGGAACCTTATCAACTATTCTTATTGCACTGGTCAGCTCTTCCTGCACCAAATATGATACCAAATTCCTCCCAATAAAACCACATCCTGAAATTCTTCACCTAAAgaggaattcaaaaaaaatttgcaacaaaAGCTTACCTCCAAGAATCAAAACTCTTGGTTTCTGCATTTCTCTCAGACTCGAatcttttatttcaaattttcaatgaaatttatctTAAAGGCCGGTTTTTAAACTGCCAGACAACTCCTATCACTTATCAGTATTCGTTATTCGACAGTAATGCAACAAGGCCACAACCGCAGAACAAAGATAAAAAATAGTGGAGCTTGAGGAAgtcaaaattcttgaaatttggaAGCAGATATAATTCTGGGATGGAGTTATCGTTTGGAATTATATTTCTGCGTTATTGAATATTACTAGTGAATTCTTGGAAGATataaattcagaatttcattactctgaaaagataaaaaaCCAATAGTGATACATTTCCAAAGAAACAAACACTTTTCTAGATGTAATCAAAAAAGTATTAGGAAAAATAAGTGGGATTCAATACATATCACTgttaattgaagaaataatgcgAATTTCTTGTTGAACTTTGGTCCGAAGGCCAAGAATAAAActaaattatttacatctatgtTTTCGACagatttgatgaaaaattttaattaggttagaaaattttcttcaataaataaaaacaaaaatacatCAAATATTCAAACATCAGTTATCTTATACTAAAAGTGTGGTCATTGATCTGaatattagaaataataataaaaaatggagCAGGACGAAAAAGACACAAAACCAGTTGTAGAAACAAAGTCCTCAATGGAAATACTTTCTGAATTATTCAGCACATTTGATGCTGACCCACCGGTTTTAATCGAAGATGAATTATCAAATGGCAccaaaaaacataaaaagaaatcaAAGAACAAAAGTAAGGATaaaaaacataagaaaaaaaGCAAGAAGAGGAAACATAGTAGAAGTTGTAGTAGCAGTAACAGCTCTAGTGAATTAGATTTTGATTTGTCCAAACTTCTTGTTAAGCGAGAACAGTctgccgaaaaaaaaattaaaatagaaggAACTGAATTATCTTTGAGTTTGGATAAAATACATGAAACAGAACCAAAAGAGGAAGTGGATGTGAAACCACATATTGATGAGTTAACTAAGGAGAATGATAATGAAGATGGTGAGTTGTCTTCTGATGATGAAGTTAAACATCATTCGAAGCATAAGAAACGCAAAAGACATAAACATAAAAAAGACAAATcacaagaaaaaacaaaaaagtattCAGATAAATTGTCAGATGATATTTCTGATTCTTCTAAACAAAAACACCACCATAGGAGTACTTCAAGACATAAAAGTTCCAAAGAAAAGGAAgaaatgaatgatttttataaaaataaagatgATTCTAGAAGTGAACGCAACAGATCTCGGTCCCCTCATAAATATTCTGATTTGAgacaaaaaattaaagaaaatgtaCATAAGCATTCTAGTTCTAGTCATAAAG carries:
- the LOC123675963 gene encoding uncharacterized protein LOC123675963, encoding MQKPRVLILGGCGFIGRNLVSYLVQEELTSAIRIVDKVPPQVAWLNKVHQDYLNNPIVEFRSANLINSDSCKNAFSSDASWDFVVNCAGETKGSQTDPIYNEGILKLSLNCANESAQGNVKHYVELSCGNMSSSEKVPHTEDGPMEPWTNVAKFKAKVEKELKDVPGLKFTVLRLPTVYGSGDRGSMVQRIMVAGIYRKLGETMKLLWNAGYKVNTVHVEDVCRAIWFVLNRDDTIGEIYNVVDDSNSTQGSISELLQELFDIKIDYYGVMLSAMVDLTNAADEANDKHMDPWAKACRQDDVQNTPLSPHMDAEVLLNKHLNIDGTKLKNLGFELKYPNLNAQVLKNIMNEFVEMKVYPASLAP